The genomic stretch ACCTTGCTGTCGAGTTGTTCGGTGATGGACAGGTCTTTGATCGTCAGCGTGTTCATGGTAGATCTCCTGGAAGGGGAACAGCACAGTCTTGCGGTTGGGTTCGAACAACTTGTCTGCTCGACCGTCACTCACGCATGGGCTGTGCCAGTTTTGGTTTCCGATCCTAAGAAAATTGCAGAAAGGCCATAGATAAAGGGCTGGCGGGATACGGTCCCGCTAAGTGCATCGAGATGGCGGTAAAGCGCCGAGCGGGAAATGGTGGATCGCAACCAACAACACGCGCGGCCGTGTTGGCCGGAACGAGACACTGTGGACGCCACGCCGCGCGGCGATGCCTACGCGCAGCGTTACCGCGCGATGACCGTGATCTTCTTCGAGTAAACCGGGGGATTGTGCGGGATATGCATGGCGTCGCCCATCAGCAACTGCAAGGTGTGCTTGCCGGGCGCCAGTTGAATCATCGTTTCCGTTTCGCCCGCGCCGAAATGCAGATGGTTGCGGTCGGATGGAATTTCCTGGTCCATCGGCGGCAGGTCGGTGTCGATCAGAAGGTGGTGGTGTCCGGTGTTCGGATACTTGACGCCTTTGGGCGCCACGCCCATGAAGCGCAAGCCGAACCACACGCGAAAAGGCTTGTTGGCGGGCACCACCTGACCGTCGTTCGGATACCCGATATATGCATGCGCGCCGGCCGGCGCAGGCGTCGTGCCGCCCAGGACGAGGTTCGGCGAGGTCAGTGCAGCCAGTGTCACAAGCGCCGCGATCGCGATGTTCCTGTACATGAAAGGCTCTCCGTCCTGACGGACCCGCGTTGAATCAACGGGTCGCGCGAATCTTATTGCACGTTGATGGTGATCTTCTTCGAATACACGGGCGGCACGTGCGGCACGTGGTTGTGGTCGCCGAGAAGGAGCTGCAGCGTGTGCTTACCCGGCGGCAACTCGAGGCGCGCGTCCGTCTCGCCCGCGCCGAAGTGCAGGTGATTGCGGTCCGACGGGATTTCCTGGTCGAGCGGCGGCAGATCGGTGTCGATCAGCAGATGATGGTGACCGGTGTTGGGAAAAACAACGCCCTTCGGACACACGCCCATGTTGCGCAGCCCCATGCGCACCCACAGCTTGCCGCCGTGAATCACCGCGCCGTCCGGCGGCCAGATGATGTACTCCTCGGCGCCCGGCACGGATGCGGTTTGCTCGGCGAGCGCGGATCCGGACAGCGCCGCGATGCCGAGCAGGGTGAAAAGCGCGGTGCGGAGAACGGAAGACCGCGCGCGCACCCGATGCCGTGTGTTGAGCACGCCCGGTGTGAAGGTTATTCGCATTGCCCACTCT from Paraburkholderia sp. IMGN_8 encodes the following:
- a CDS encoding DUF4399 domain-containing protein, whose translation is MRITFTPGVLNTRHRVRARSSVLRTALFTLLGIAALSGSALAEQTASVPGAEEYIIWPPDGAVIHGGKLWVRMGLRNMGVCPKGVVFPNTGHHHLLIDTDLPPLDQEIPSDRNHLHFGAGETDARLELPPGKHTLQLLLGDHNHVPHVPPVYSKKITINVQ
- a CDS encoding DUF4399 domain-containing protein, which encodes MYRNIAIAALVTLAALTSPNLVLGGTTPAPAGAHAYIGYPNDGQVVPANKPFRVWFGLRFMGVAPKGVKYPNTGHHHLLIDTDLPPMDQEIPSDRNHLHFGAGETETMIQLAPGKHTLQLLMGDAMHIPHNPPVYSKKITVIAR